In the Elizabethkingia bruuniana genome, CCAGTTCTCGAGTGGTTTTAGTAACAATAGGCTTGTTAATACTTCCGTCATTGCCTTTATTGCGGTAGATGTCCTCTAAAGCATTAATCCATTCATACGCCAATAAATCCGCCCAGTCTGGTTGTGGTTTATGTGAAAGCTGGTGTCCATGGCTACAAATATGCCTGTACTCATTTTCAAGACGTTGCCAGTCCAGCTCCTCATATAGAAAATACTCTACTGAGGAGCGTTGCCGAAAAAATTTAATACCTTATCATACAGAGATAAACTTTTGGCATCTACTTTTTTAGGTTTCTTTTCCTCCTTTGGAGGCTGATCCGCAGGTGCTTCTTCCTTGCTTGGATTCGATTCCTTTGTCTTGGTTTTAGTACCTTTTGGTAAACCGAATGTAGTATAGAAGTATTCATCGTCCACACCTTCTGCGGTCTTTTCATCAACTCTCAGAGCAATATCCAGTTTATCTATAAGAGGCGTATCATCTTTATCTAAGAATTTAAAAAAGCCTGCTTTTACCGGGTAACCCCTTTTTTCAAGTATTGGCACCAAATACGTATTCAAATATCGCTGTACAAAACGGCGATCACTCTCTGCAATTTCTTCTTCTGTTTTCTGGTGTACCTGTGATTGTGATAGACTGGAACCGTTTTTTGTGGTCATTGTCTGTCCGATAATACCAATCAATATTTGTTCATCAAGCCATGAAAGAAATTTGTCGTGTACTACGGTTTTACCTTCGCCACTGCTTATTGGTTTTATATCGCTATTTTTACTCATAACAATAGAACCTCCGGCACCTCGTTTTGTCATTGAATCTTCCATTTCTGTGCGAGCGTTTTCATCCTCCGGATCATAAAGTCCTGCAAGAATGGGAATTCCGAACAACTCACAGAATTGCGCATAATCAGCGCCCCCATTTCTTTTGAATATAACATACGGTGCAACTCTGGTTAAAAAACCTAAATCATCATCCTTTCCGATGTTTAAAATAAAATCATCGTTTTCATAAGAAATGCCATCATCTTGTGAAACGTCCTTTAATATTACTTTTCTTTTGGTATCTAAATTCTGTCTGGGTATCGAATAAATATCAAAAGAAGGATTGAATGCAAGTTCTACAACAGACTTTCCATAAGCTTTGGATAAAATCAATTCCTGCAATAGTTCTTCAAATTTCAAACTGTCTATTAAGTCGAACATTTCATCTATCTCATCACCATCACTCAGAAAAACAATATCGTGGTTTGTTATTTTTCTAATTCTACGGTCTAGTGCATCAGCCATAACCGGATCGAGTAATAAATCATTAATGAGTAATGTTAACGGGCTTCGTTTTCCTTTATCTGCGGATTTTATTGCACTTCGCCATTTTACCACATCTGTTGAATCCCTTTTTGGAGGTTGCACGACAAGAACCTGACTGATTTTTATATTCTGTCCGTTATTACTGCCTTTGGCTTTCGCTGCTAATGTTTCAAAGCCGATTTTTGTTTCTTCCATGATTAGTAGTAATTTTCACGTTTTGGGTTAGAAGTATATTTAAAGGAGGATGCTTCTTTGGTTTCCTTCCGGGGTAAGCTAGTAGGCATTCCTTTGTAAACTGCCGTTAGCCATCCTTTGGCATCCTCATACCGCAATTTCTTATCATCATAATCAATACTCGGGTTTGCTAAGCCAATTAGTTCCCATATTGCAATGTCTTTAATGATTTTAACCAGCAAAGGGCTTCGAGCATCACCCCTTTTGTCAAAAATTTCGGCTGTATCATAGTCTTTCATTAACTTACTTTCTGCAAACTCTATCGCCATATCAATACTGGCAAGTGCAATAGTCTCATCTTCCCGGATAATGGCTTTTATTTCTTCATCGTATGCGTGTGTCCGGAGTTCGTCCGGTGTAATAAACTGGTTCATTTTAGTATCGTTTTTTATTTATTGGTGGTCTGTAATGTGAAGGCGGGGCTGTTTGTATAAGGTTTTTATGATTGATGATCCATACACCACCCTCACAAGCATCTGGTGCATCATCATTTGCACGGCTTTTTGGTGAAAGTGCCAGAAATTGGAATTCAACAGTCTTCATATCCGGTGTACCTTCCAGATAATCTGCGAAAATCAGCTTCACACTACTGTTTAAAGGTTCCAGATTTGATTCTATACGGTAAAATTTATCAGGCTTTGACCTTTCATCTGCTTTTAGATTTAATGTCCGGTTATGGCGTTTATTAGCTTTCTTGATTTCCCTTTTTAAAGTGTCATCAATCCACGGGTATTCTATGTACAGGAATAATGCGCTTTTATCGTTCACGAACTTTAAAGCTTCAAACTGCCATTCGATCATATTTGAAACAGAGGTTTGCTGACATCTAACCCAAAGCACATGATATTCATCTTTGTATTTTCCGATAATAAAGGTTGCTTTATAGTCTCCGTTTTTCTTGTAGGAAGGATCGGTGTATGCTACCAGATATTTATACTTATGTAATGGCTGTACCTTACCGTAGTGCAATTTTTTGAATACCTTACCCAGAACAATAGGATTGTTGAAGTATTCTTTTTGTGCAGATGCTGCTGAAATCTTAGACAGTACCCTGTCAATCATTGCTTCAGTGTTCTTTGTCGGCCATGTAGATTTTCCGTTTTTATCACGGATGTTTACAATCTCGTAGAAATCGGCAATTTCCATTGCCTTTTTAATGCAGCAGTAATCTGCAATGATATTTCCATTGAATATGACTAACAAAGGATTAGAAATTGAACGTGTACCATATACTGCCTGCTCGAACCATTCCCATTTCTTATCTATGATATCAGGGTTTCTGCAATCCTCATCTGTATCGAAGTCGTCCATTACAACACTATCGGGACGGAATTCTTCATTCCTCGCCCCTCTGGGAGCCTGTCCGGCACCTACAGCAATGAACATCGATCCTGAACGGGTTACAAATTCATCTTCTGCCCAGTTTCCATAATTGACCTGATCCCCGTAATCGTTTCTTAAACGTGGGTTTTTCTCAAATGCCAGTTTATAAGGTTTTAGAAGTCGTACCGCTGCATCCTTATTGGCAGAAATCATTAATGTAAACTTCTTTTTACCTGTACAGTGCAAGAATAAGAGTTCCATCATTGTACGCCCGGACTTTGAAAGCTCCCGTGACCATGGTCGAACCTCATAAAATTCTGCATTTTCTAATACCCTGCGAGTAGATCGCTTATGAAAAGGCATAGGTTCAGCAGTACAGTATTTTTCAAAATAGTACTTGAACCATTTTTCAGGGTCTGATTCTAAGCTTTTTATCCGATCCTGCTTTTCTTCGGGAGTTTCGGTAGTATCTACAACTTCAGTATTTTGAAGTGATTTGTAGTACTCATCCCAAAAACTTAAAGCCTCCCTTTCCTCACGGGTAGTAACAAGTTTCTTTTTAATAACCATTACCCCCGGATTTTGTATTTAATAAAAGCATCTGCCAGATGCGAAATTTCCTTTGCGTTTTGCAAATCACTTCTACGAATAAATTTCACAAATGCTGTCATTACGTCAACCGTTCCGGGAATTCCGGAATCATGTTCCAGTACCGCAATATCTTTTAATAAAGACCTTCTCAATTGTGCCTCTTTAAAGTCTGCGAAACGTTGTCCTACGGGCTTTTTCTTAATAAATTCTTTTAGCTCAGCTAATTCATCATACCATGAAGACAACAGTTCATCCCGGGTTAATGGAATGTTCCTTTTAAGTTTTGCCCAGCCTTCCTCTTCAATCCATTTGGATATCGTTTTTTCGGTTACTCCTGTTCTTTCGGAAAGTTCTTTCTGGGTAATGTCTTCAGTAAGGTAAATCAGCTTTGCCAGTTCCTGCTTTTCAAGCAGTTCATCTTTGCTTAATCGTCCTTTCTTTGCCATTGTTTTGGTTATTAGTTGTAGCAAAGTTCCCTTTATAGAAGGGCTTAGAGAAGCTGACGATCTATCATACCCTTAAATCGGGGGTATCATACCCGAGATATCGGGGTATGATACGGAGCCAGCTTTTTATCGGTGATTTTTCAGGCAAAATTTGCATCAACAAAAGCAAATAAAAAAGCTAATAACCATGAATAAAGCTCCGCTATTTATAACCAACGATCAACAAGTCCGAAACTCGTACGGATTCTATGTTGATACCGCAGGAATCGATTTAAAAAGCCGATTCGATACAAATCCGGTTTGTCTCAATAATCATTCTAATGATACAAAGGATGTACTGGGTAAATGGATTGATATCGAAGTTAAGGACGGTAAACTTTTAATGCGCCCTGCATTTGATACAAAAGACCCGGCAGGTGAAGAAGTTGTCAGAAAAGTATTATCAGGAACTCTTAAAGGTTGTTCACTGGGAATTATGTTCGATCCTGCTGATCTGGTTAATGAAGGCGGAAAACTTATTCTTAAAAAATGTGTACTGTTTGAAGTCTCAATTGTAGCAGTACCATCTAACGGTAATGCAATCGCATTATTTAACATGAACGAAGAAAGGCTTTCTGAGGCTGATATCAAATCCCTTTGCCTTTCATTACAAACCGTTAATCCATTTGAAAACAATAAAACAATGAAAATCTTACTTGCGCATTTGCAACTCCCTGAAGGATCAACGGAGGAAGCAATCCTAACCGCTATTAAAGCGACAGAATCACAATTAACAGCGTCAAAAACTCAGTTTACAGAGTTAAAAACAAAATATGATGCACTGGAAGCAAAACAGAATGCCAAGCTTCAGGCTGATTACGAAGGTTTAAAGACTGCGGCATTAAAAGACGGTAGAATCGATGCTGCTGCTGTTCCTACTATTGAAGAATTGCCACTGGAAAAACGCATAGACTTACTAAACACCCTACCAAAGAGAGGTACTGTAAAAGAAGCTATCGAAAGCACCGATGGAAAATCTACGACAGAGAAGTACGAAAAATTAAGCTGGGAGCAGCTTGATAAAGGAAATCACCTTGCGACATTAAAATCAAAGCATCCGGAGTATTACGAGCAAAGGTTTGAACAGCAATATGGTAGAAAACCTAACAAAAAATAAAAATTAATAACCATAAAAACTCATAACAATGCCATTAGAAATCGAAGTTTGGGATTCCACAATCCAAGAAAAACTAACACAAGATAACAGCTTTCTAACACAGGTTGCAGATGTTTCTTCTGATAATATTATCAACGGAACAATTGTTCACCTTCCACAAGCTGGTGATCCTTCTGCTGTAGTAAAAAACAGAACTCAGGTTCCTGCTACTCCAAAAAGAAGGACGGACGGACAAGTTCTTTATTTAATCGATGAGTATACAACAGACCCTGTATATATACCAAATGCTGAAACAGTGGAATTATCCTATGATAAGCGTAGAAGTGTATTAGATCAGGATGTGCAAAACTTATCTGAAGAAGTTGCCGAGGGTATGCTGACAAACTTTATCGTATCACCGACCGGAGATAATGCAACACTGCCAACTGCCAGTATTCTGGAAACTTCCG is a window encoding:
- a CDS encoding phage portal protein family protein is translated as MEETKIGFETLAAKAKGSNNGQNIKISQVLVVQPPKRDSTDVVKWRSAIKSADKGKRSPLTLLINDLLLDPVMADALDRRIRKITNHDIVFLSDGDEIDEMFDLIDSLKFEELLQELILSKAYGKSVVELAFNPSFDIYSIPRQNLDTKRKVILKDVSQDDGISYENDDFILNIGKDDDLGFLTRVAPYVIFKRNGGADYAQFCELFGIPILAGLYDPEDENARTEMEDSMTKRGAGGSIVMSKNSDIKPISSGEGKTVVHDKFLSWLDEQILIGIIGQTMTTKNGSSLSQSQVHQKTEEEIAESDRRFVQRYLNTYLVPILEKRGYPVKAGFFKFLDKDDTPLIDKLDIALRVDEKTAEGVDDEYFYTTFGLPKGTKTKTKESNPSKEEAPADQPPKEEKKPKKVDAKSLSLYDKVLNFFGNAPQ
- a CDS encoding putative DNA-binding transcriptional regulator, which gives rise to MAKKGRLSKDELLEKQELAKLIYLTEDITQKELSERTGVTEKTISKWIEEEGWAKLKRNIPLTRDELLSSWYDELAELKEFIKKKPVGQRFADFKEAQLRRSLLKDIAVLEHDSGIPGTVDVMTAFVKFIRRSDLQNAKEISHLADAFIKYKIRG
- a CDS encoding HK97 family phage prohead protease, giving the protein MNKAPLFITNDQQVRNSYGFYVDTAGIDLKSRFDTNPVCLNNHSNDTKDVLGKWIDIEVKDGKLLMRPAFDTKDPAGEEVVRKVLSGTLKGCSLGIMFDPADLVNEGGKLILKKCVLFEVSIVAVPSNGNAIALFNMNEERLSEADIKSLCLSLQTVNPFENNKTMKILLAHLQLPEGSTEEAILTAIKATESQLTASKTQFTELKTKYDALEAKQNAKLQADYEGLKTAALKDGRIDAAAVPTIEELPLEKRIDLLNTLPKRGTVKEAIESTDGKSTTEKYEKLSWEQLDKGNHLATLKSKHPEYYEQRFEQQYGRKPNKK